The sequence below is a genomic window from Candidatus Gastranaerophilales bacterium.
ATTTTTCTAAGAAACTCGGGTACAAAAGTTTCTTTAGGAACAAGTTTACCTGCTTCATCCTTTATTGTTTCTATTCCTTTAAACCTGTAATATACTTTTCTGGCTGCATTTGATATTTTTTGGCGGTTTTTAATAAGCAAAACTGCTCCCAATAGAGTACCTGCTGCTAATGCTATTTTGCCGCCTATTCCCATAGTTGCAGCAGGCCGGGCAGTTTCAGCAGGTGGCAGGGGCTTGTTTGCAAAAGTAACATTAGACCTGCTGTGATTTATATTATTAGCTCTGGTATTGCGATTATAGATATTTATATTAGTTTTTAATATCATGACTCTAAACCATATATTACTGTCATATTAAAATGAAATATATACAAATTTGCTATTTCAAACATATTATTTTACATTTTTTAACTTATCGGTTTCTGCCTGCTTGATTAAAGCTTCGTCTATATTGAACTTAAAATCAATTCTTCCGCCTCTGATAGCAGATTGATCAAGAGTATTGATATCCTGGGCGGTTGTCAGGGTAAAAATGCCTCTCTCTCCGCAGTGGTTTGTGCGCGTATTCCATACTCCGCCAATTACCGAGCCGTCTTTTTTAAAGACATCATCCACGTCCTCCATTACTATAAGGGTCAATTTTTGCTGCTCCTGATACCTTTGCTTTGCATTTGCAAAAGCATCAGATATAATCCCACCTATTTGTTGGTCTTGTTCTGTAACACCTTTGGTAGATATATGTTCTACTACTACATCTTGTTTTTTTGCTTCTGATATGAAGTAATCTAATAATTTTTTCTTTTCTTCTTGATTTTTACCGTAAATCATTACACCATTAGACGGACGAAAATCTGACTTTTTACAAAGCTCTATAACATCTGCAAATTCTTGAGGATTTTTTAATGCTCGTACATACCTTAACTTTTCAGCAGGAATCATAATGTTTAATCTGTACACATCTCTGCAATAATCCATATCAAAATGCCTGTTATTCTCAAACTTGGCATATATTCTATCATCAAGAGTTCCTATCTCATCCCAAAGCTTTGACATTCCGGGGATTTTATTCATTTTTCTAAGAAACTCAGGTACAAAAGTTTCTTTAGGAACAAGTTTACCTGCCTCATCCTTTATTGTTTCTATTCCCTTAAACCTGTAATATACTTTTCTGGCTGCATTTGATATTTTTTGGCGGTTTTTAATAAGCAAAACTGCTCCCAATAGAGTACCTGCTGCTAATGCTATTTTGCCGCCTATTCCCATAGTTGCAGCAGGCCGGGCAGTTTCAGCAGGGGGCAGGGGCTTGTTTGCAAAAGTAACATTAGACCTGCTGGGATTTATACTATCAATTTTTTTATCGCAGGTATTTGTATTAATCTGATTTAATTTAATTATCATATCATCTAGCCCTCTTGGTTAACAACGTCTTCATCTGAGTATCTTGCATTTGTATTAAGACCGCCAAATTTTCTTGCCATTATTTTCTCGTCATCAAACTGTTTTTGCACCGCTTCATCAAATATAATATCCTGAGCCTGAATTGATTTTAGCAATTTTTCCGTACTTAAATATCCTTTTCTGATATTTCTAGTTGCCATTGTAACAGCTTGATTAATATCTTCCGGTTTATAGGCTAATTTTTTATTTTTAAATGCTTCTGTTATAACTGCATAATCTAGTTCATCAGTTGTTTTATTTGATTGTTTTATATAAAAATTAACCATATCGGCAAAATCGCAAATATCAACCGAACCTATGGGGATACGCATATCAGCCCTGCCGTTGCGCAATAAATCAGGGGTAATATATGACAACTTGTTTGATGTAGAGATAAATATTACTCCCCTGTCTTTGCAATTATTCACAAGTTTCAATAATTTTGCGTTTCTCACGGGGTCATGAAATTCCATACCTTCTTTTCTGGCATTTTTATCTGCTTCATCTAAAAGGATTATAGTGTATTGTGTTTTACCTGATTTTTCAAACCTTTTTTGCGCATCGCCAAACATTTTTTCCATTGTTGCTATATCTTTTTCGGTATCTTTAACAAACTCTAGTTCTTTAAAACAACCGCCTTTTTCTACATAATGTCCAGCCAGGGCTGTAGCAATAAAGCTTTTGCCTGTTCCTCTCGGACCAAAGAAACATATTCCGTTAGGCAGCATATCATGCGCGCTTGAATCACCGTCCATTACCTGCAACAGCGGTAACAACAGATTTCTTGCCAAGCCTAATTTTAAAAGCTCGTTGCCTATAACTTGGTTTAAACCTACTTCTTGACCTGTGCCGTTGGCAGGAATTGTAACTTTTTCCAGTTCGTTTATGTATTCTTTTTCCGCTTCTTTAGAAGAAATTTGACCGTTATTAGCATCAACTTTGGCTTTTTTATCATTCAGCATTTGTATTTTTAGCGCTTCTGCCTTGGCTTTTCTTTTATTATCAACCCAGTCACTGATTGCAAGCACAGCGTATACACCGCCGCCTACCAAAGCCACACCTGCTGCACAGATAGCAAGTGAAATCGCTGCAGCACAAATCAGCTCCCATATCAGTATTCCCAGCCCTGTAGTAACGGGTTCAATCCCAAAAGAAATCTGTTTTGGCGTTGTTTTTGAATTAAAAGAATCGTATTGATTATTTAACTTAGTTAATAATCTGTTTTCGGAAGTTTTTGTTTGCAAACTTTGATTAGCATTAAAAAATGCGGTCTGGTTAACTCTCATTCTATTTTTCCTTTTATAGTAACTGTCATATTAATTGGTATAAATAATGTAATATTATTTTTTACCTTAGCCATGTGGGCTATTTTTATTCTACAATAATATCTAATATTATATTCAATTACAAGATTAATAAGATGATATTTTAAGAAAAATTAATTTTGTATATATTATTTACATATTGTCTGAAACAATCCAGACAAAAGCTTGCAAAACGACACTTGAAGCACTGGATTGTCACACTCCACTGCATTACGCTCGAAATGACAGCGATCAACTCTTACGCTCTTTACCTGTTTACCTCCGGCACCGCAAAGACGGTTTGATATTAAAAGTCGTTTAACACCTTCAAAAGTGTATCTGTCGAAAGTCCTACCACATTCTTATGGCAGCCGTCGACATTTTTGACAAAAACCGAAGCTAA
It includes:
- a CDS encoding ATP-binding protein produces the protein MRVNQTAFFNANQSLQTKTSENRLLTKLNNQYDSFNSKTTPKQISFGIEPVTTGLGILIWELICAAAISLAICAAGVALVGGGVYAVLAISDWVDNKRKAKAEALKIQMLNDKKAKVDANNGQISSKEAEKEYINELEKVTIPANGTGQEVGLNQVIGNELLKLGLARNLLLPLLQVMDGDSSAHDMLPNGICFFGPRGTGKSFIATALAGHYVEKGGCFKELEFVKDTEKDIATMEKMFGDAQKRFEKSGKTQYTIILLDEADKNARKEGMEFHDPVRNAKLLKLVNNCKDRGVIFISTSNKLSYITPDLLRNGRADMRIPIGSVDICDFADMVNFYIKQSNKTTDELDYAVITEAFKNKKLAYKPEDINQAVTMATRNIRKGYLSTEKLLKSIQAQDIIFDEAVQKQFDDEKIMARKFGGLNTNARYSDEDVVNQEG